GAGCGGCGGGCAACGGGCTCGTCGCGATGGATCTGGACTTCCAGCCCGGACTCTGGTCGGTCGAGGCGGCCCGCGAGACGCTCGACGGCGTGTTCGACGCCGTCGACGTGCTGATAGCTAACGAGGACCAGGCCCGGGAGATATTCGACCGGACCGACGAACCGCGACAGTTCGCGCACGCCATCGCCTCGAAACGGTCGTTCGACACGGTCGTGATCACGCGGAGCGGACGCGGAGCGCTGGTCTGTAGCGACGGCGTGATCCACGAGCAGGACGGGATCGAGGTCGACGCCGTCGACCCGGCGGGTCAGCACGAGGCCTTCACGGGCGCTTTCCTCGAACGGGTCCTCTCGGGAGCGGGCGCGAGCGAGGCGCTGACGTACGGCGTCGCGAGCGCGACGCTGGCGCGGACGATCCCGGGATCGATGACGACGGCGAGCCGCGAGGAAGTCGAGTCGCTGGCGGCGGACCTCGACGGCGGCCGCTGACCGCGGATTCGCCGCCGAGCGGGGGCGTCGGGCGGGACGGACCGGCGGCCGCGAGCCCGCGGACGCGCGGGACGGGACGACGGTGGGATGCCGACAGAGATATGAGGTGGCCAGTCGACGGTCAAGCCATGTCACGGGCACGCACGAAGGCGGTCACGACCGTGTTCGCGGTGTTCGTCGTCAGCGCGTCGTTCGCCGGGGGCGTCGGCGCGCAGTCGTCGGACGGCGTCACACTCACGGTCACTGTCGTCGACGAGGGCGGGAACCCCCTTTCCGACGCGTCGCTGTCGGCCACCTGGGACGGCGGCGGTCCGGTCAACCGCACCACGGCCGGCAACGGAAAGGCGTTCGTCGACGTGGCCGAGGGAGCCGACGTGACCGTCCGCGTCGACCACCCGCACTACGTCCGCAACCAGCCCTACGTCGTCGAGAACGCCAGCGGAGGGGACGTGACGATCGAGGTCGCCCGAGCGGGTCGAGCGACGGTCACCGTCGCCGGGGCCGAGGGACCGCTCGACAACGCGATCGTCCGCATGTTTCACGACGGCCAGCCGGTGATCAACGAGCGGACGGCCGCCGACGGACGGTTCACCACCCCCGAGATCGAGCGGGGGAACTACACGCTCGTCACGTTCAAAGAGGGATATCTGCGCAACCGGACGACGCTGACAGTCGACGGACAGGTCGACGAACGGACGACTATCCGCCAGGAGTCGGTGCTGGTCACGTTCTCCGTCAGCGACGACCACTTCGACCCGCCGCGGGCGGTGACGAACGCGAACGTCACCGTCCCCGGCGTCGCCGACGTGACCACCCAGGGGACCGGCACCGTTAGCGTGAGCATGCCCGTCAACGACGTCTACGAAGTCACGGTCACGAAGCCGGGCTACGACTCGGTCACCGAGCGGCTCAGCGTCCGCGAGTCCGAGACGGCGCTGAACGCGACCATCCAGCGGACCCCCGCTATCGGCGTCCGCGCCGACAACGACCGCGTGGTCGTCGGCGAACCGGTCCGGGTGACCGTCACCGACGAGTACGGCGCCCCCGTCGCCAACGCGTCGGTCTCTCGGGCGGGTACTTCGATCGGCGAGACAGACGAGGACGGCGTTCTCAGCGTCCCCATCGAGAGCGCCGGGAACGTCACGATCACCGCCGAGTCCGAGGGACGAACGGCCGAGACCACCGTCGAGGGCGTCGGATCGGGCGGCGCGTCGACCGCGACGGCCGCGGGGACGGCGACCGACTCGTCCACCGGGACGCCGACCGAGACCTCCGGCGGGTTCGGCCCCGGGTTCGGCGTCGCGGGCGCGCTCGTCGCGGTTCTCGTCGGCGCCCTGGCCGCGCGACGCCGCGGCGAGTGAGTCCCCGATAGCGGTCGCGACGGCTGTCGGCCGGTGCGCCGACGAGATATATATCCGACCGGTCGAGAACAGTTTTCAGGGGAGTGCAAACCGGAAATCGTCGCCGCCTCGCAGGGGTTTAGGCTCGGTGGAGTGAACTCCCGACCATGGCAACGGAGTCGCCGAGCGTCCGGTCGACGGTGCGGCAGTTCTTCTCGCTGGAGCGAGACGTGCTGGTCCTCTCGCTGGCGATGTTCGCCTTCAGCCTCGGCTTCCAGATGACCGGCCGCTACCTCTCGGAGTATCTCGTCGTCCTCGGTGCCTCCCCGTTCGTCGTCGGGCTCTACGGCTCGTTCGGCAATATCATCAGCGCGGTCTACCCCTACGCCGGCGGCGTCTTCTCCGACCGCGTCGGTTCGCGGCACGCCCTGACGCTGTTCGGTCTCCTCTCGACGCTCGGGTTCCTCTTCTGGCTGGTCGCCCCGCTCGTCGGCCCCATCGATCTCGGGACGGTCGTCCTCGACCCCTGGCTGTGGATCTTCGTCGGTCTCGTCCTCGCCCAGGCCTGGAAGTCCTTCGGGCTGGGCGCGACCTTCGCGATCGTCAAGCAGAGCGTGCCCGACGACCGGCTGGCTCGCGGGTTCGCCAGCACGGAGACGTTCCGCCGGAGCGCCTTTTTGATCGGCCCGGTGCTGGCGGCGGGGCTCCTCTTTCTCGTCGGCGGGGGGAACGAATCGGACATCCTCCCCGGATTCCTGTACGTGCTGGGCGTCGCGGTCGCCTTCGGCGTCGTGGCGACGGCCGTACAGCACGTCAGCTACGAGGCCGACGCCGACTCCTTCGGCAAAACGTTCGACGGCGTCTCCCAGATCCGAAGCGATCTGGCCGAACTGCCCGACGTGCTCCGCCCGCTGCTCGTCGCGGACACGCTCGTCCGCTTCGCCAACGGCATGGTGTACGGCTTTTTCATCCTCGTGATCACCCAGCTCTGGGAACTCGACGCGACCGTCTTCGGGCTCTATCTCAACCCCGCCGTCCTCTTCGGCGTCCTGCTCGGCGTCGAGATGGTCGTCGCGCTGGTCTCGATGGCACCCGCCGCCATCGCCGCCGAGCGCGTCGGTCTCAAGCCCGTCGTCGCCGTCGGCTTCGCCGTCTACGCCGTCTTCCCGGCGCTGCTGATCTTCGCCCCGGCCGACCCGCTGGTCGTCACCGTCCTGTTCGCCTTCTCCGGGCTGCGCTTCGCCGGGCTCCCCTCCCACAAGGCGCTCATCGTCGGCCCCGCCGAGCGCGACGCCGGCGGCCGCGTGACGGGCGCGTACTACCTCCTCCGGAACGCTATCGTGATCCCCAGCGCCGCCCTGGGCGGCTACCTCTACGACAGCGACTGGACCGTCGAGCTGCCCGTCGGCCCGCTGGAAACCCTAACTGCCGGCCCGGAACTGGCGTTCTCGGTCGCTACCGTCGTCGGTATCGTCGGCGTGGCGTACTTCCTGGTCTTCGGCGAGGAGTTCGCGGCCTACGCCTGAGGCCGGCGCCGACAGCCCTTTCTCCGCACGGTTGGTATCTCGTAGCATGGTACCCGACGACGGCAGGCCTGGCGACGACCTGACCGACCTGGAAGTCGAGGCGCTCCACGAGGTCGAACTCGGCGTCGAGTGGCTCCGACGGGCCCACGGCAAACTCGTCGCCTTTCACCACAACACCGGCCACGCGATGGAACACCTGGCCGAGGCCGAGCGACTACTCCGCGAGAGCGGCCACGCAGACCTCGCGAATGAGATCCGCGACGACCACCTGCCCCGGGGTGTCGTCGACGAGGACCGCTGGTCCTACGACGTCCTGTCGTCGTTCGAACGGGAGTTCATGGCCGACGTGAGCGGGCTGGCCGACCGCGCCCGCACCGATCTGGCCGACGGCGAGCACCACGTCGCCGAGCGCCGCCAGGAGCGCGAGTGGAAGCGCGACGCCGAGCGGGAGTGAGCGCCGGGCTCAGTTCCCCTGGATCGCGTCGATAACCATCGACGCGGCGACGATAGGCTCTTTCGGGACGTCCGTGGCGTCGTCGATGGTGACGTCGTAGCGGTCCCGGAGCGAGACGTGTCCCTGGATCGTACCGACGTGGCCGCCGCCGGCGTCGGTTATCTCGTACTCGTGTGGGATGAGAAAGCCCAGCGGGAGGTAGTGGCGCGCGACCGTGTAGAGGGCACCTCGCGAGTCGATCCGCGCCAGTTCCTCGCCGGTGTCGGCGTCCCGCACCGTCCAGGTGTCCTGGAAGATAGAGAAGTCGTTGTCGAGCACGACGAGTTCCTCGCCGGTCTGGGCGTCGGTCAGGGTGTAGTTCCCGGCCACGTCCACGATACCGCCGGCTTTGACGGTGAACACCTCCGTGTCGTTCCCGTCCGTGAACGGGAACTCCTCTTTCATCTTCAGCAGCTTCTGTTTGCCCCGCAGGACGACGTTGCCCGCCGCGTCCATCGCCTTGTACTTGTTCCGGATCAGCGACTGTTCGACCGTGTAGCTGTCGTCGCCCAACTCGATCCCCACGATGTCGTAGCTCCCAGCCATGTGCGCCCTAACTGTTCCACCCCTGGCATTTAAATATCGGTGTCAGTAGGGGTCAGAAGAAGAACAGGTCCTCACGGCGCTCGTCGGTCAGTTCGGCGCCGTACTGCGAGATCTCGACGGCTTCGGCGTGCTCGACCGCCGTGCCACGGTCGGCGCCGTAGCGGTCTCGCAGCGCCGCCCGGAAACGATCGGCGACGTTCACCTCGGTGTTCTCGGCGAAGGAGTCGAGGCCCGCCTCGGCGAGCCACTCGCGGCGCTCGGCGTCGCCGTCGGGCACCTCGTCGAGGACGCCGAATGTGTAGGGGAGCCACTCGTAGACCTGCGACTCGTGACAGTCCAGCGCGTCGAGTTTCCGGTCGACCGCGTCCGATACGTCCACCACGACGTCGGGCTCGAACGGCGCGGGTTTTTCGAAGCCGTCGGCGACGTACCCGAAGACGGGGTTCTCGTCCATCGGCGGCGTGTCGGGACAGACGTTCGGGACGATCAGCATGTAGGCTGTGTCGCGCAGCAACTCGGCGGTGTAGCGGTGGTCGGGGTGGTAGTCGTTCGGGCGCGGGCCGAGCACGAGGTCGGGATCGACCCCGCGGACGAACCGGGTCAGCCGCCGCCGGTGGTCGAGGCTCGGTTCGAGTTCGCCGTCGGGGATATCGAACACCTCGTAGTCGACGCCGAGCGTCTCGGCGACGGCCTCGGTCTCGCGCTCGCGGCGGGCGGCGACGGTCTCGCGGTCGTCTTCGTGGTGACCCGCGCTGCCGTCGGTCACGGACAGGAAGGTCACGTCCCGACCCGCTTCGACGTACTTCGCGGCGATGCCGCCGGCCTTGATCGAACAGTCGTCGGGGTGGGCGCCGACGACGAGGAGACTGGGGTCGCTCACGTCCGGGCAAACGGGGCGAGCGCGAAGACGGTTGCGGACACAGAAACCGCTTCCGCGAGTTTAACCCGGACAGGCGCGAACGTCGGCCCATGACAGACGGCTCCGTCTACGAGGAACTGGGCGTCCCGACGGTCGTCAACGCCGCGGGAACGAAGACGCGGATCGGCGGCAGCCGCATCCGCCCCGAGGCCCGGGCGGCGATGGACCGGGCGGCCGAACAGTTCGTCCG
This DNA window, taken from Halosimplex litoreum, encodes the following:
- a CDS encoding sugar kinase, with the protein product MTELVTFGETSLRLSPVGEERLETAEDVRMRVSGTESNVAVAASAMGADATWLSKLPDSPLGRRVQRTLHAHGVDTAISWAEAGRQGLQFAEQAPTPRADRLVQDRDRAAAASVTPGELPMDRIQRADATFVAGSTLSLSGDIVETAEAVLRAAGNGLVAMDLDFQPGLWSVEAARETLDGVFDAVDVLIANEDQAREIFDRTDEPRQFAHAIASKRSFDTVVITRSGRGALVCSDGVIHEQDGIEVDAVDPAGQHEAFTGAFLERVLSGAGASEALTYGVASATLARTIPGSMTTASREEVESLAADLDGGR
- a CDS encoding PGF-CTERM sorting domain-containing protein, with the translated sequence MSRARTKAVTTVFAVFVVSASFAGGVGAQSSDGVTLTVTVVDEGGNPLSDASLSATWDGGGPVNRTTAGNGKAFVDVAEGADVTVRVDHPHYVRNQPYVVENASGGDVTIEVARAGRATVTVAGAEGPLDNAIVRMFHDGQPVINERTAADGRFTTPEIERGNYTLVTFKEGYLRNRTTLTVDGQVDERTTIRQESVLVTFSVSDDHFDPPRAVTNANVTVPGVADVTTQGTGTVSVSMPVNDVYEVTVTKPGYDSVTERLSVRESETALNATIQRTPAIGVRADNDRVVVGEPVRVTVTDEYGAPVANASVSRAGTSIGETDEDGVLSVPIESAGNVTITAESEGRTAETTVEGVGSGGASTATAAGTATDSSTGTPTETSGGFGPGFGVAGALVAVLVGALAARRRGE
- a CDS encoding MFS transporter is translated as MATESPSVRSTVRQFFSLERDVLVLSLAMFAFSLGFQMTGRYLSEYLVVLGASPFVVGLYGSFGNIISAVYPYAGGVFSDRVGSRHALTLFGLLSTLGFLFWLVAPLVGPIDLGTVVLDPWLWIFVGLVLAQAWKSFGLGATFAIVKQSVPDDRLARGFASTETFRRSAFLIGPVLAAGLLFLVGGGNESDILPGFLYVLGVAVAFGVVATAVQHVSYEADADSFGKTFDGVSQIRSDLAELPDVLRPLLVADTLVRFANGMVYGFFILVITQLWELDATVFGLYLNPAVLFGVLLGVEMVVALVSMAPAAIAAERVGLKPVVAVGFAVYAVFPALLIFAPADPLVVTVLFAFSGLRFAGLPSHKALIVGPAERDAGGRVTGAYYLLRNAIVIPSAALGGYLYDSDWTVELPVGPLETLTAGPELAFSVATVVGIVGVAYFLVFGEEFAAYA
- a CDS encoding LURP-one-related/scramblase family protein, yielding MAGSYDIVGIELGDDSYTVEQSLIRNKYKAMDAAGNVVLRGKQKLLKMKEEFPFTDGNDTEVFTVKAGGIVDVAGNYTLTDAQTGEELVVLDNDFSIFQDTWTVRDADTGEELARIDSRGALYTVARHYLPLGFLIPHEYEITDAGGGHVGTIQGHVSLRDRYDVTIDDATDVPKEPIVAASMVIDAIQGN
- a CDS encoding PIG-L deacetylase family protein translates to MSDPSLLVVGAHPDDCSIKAGGIAAKYVEAGRDVTFLSVTDGSAGHHEDDRETVAARRERETEAVAETLGVDYEVFDIPDGELEPSLDHRRRLTRFVRGVDPDLVLGPRPNDYHPDHRYTAELLRDTAYMLIVPNVCPDTPPMDENPVFGYVADGFEKPAPFEPDVVVDVSDAVDRKLDALDCHESQVYEWLPYTFGVLDEVPDGDAERREWLAEAGLDSFAENTEVNVADRFRAALRDRYGADRGTAVEHAEAVEISQYGAELTDERREDLFFF